One segment of bacterium DNA contains the following:
- a CDS encoding ABC transporter substrate-binding protein, with product MPALMRRLVVCLLAAVSLAVLAPFPAAGRGGVLTFALSGGPDTLDPQKTSATLSFQVMKSLYDTLVEPDDHGVLVPDLAQSWTMSPDGKQWIFKLKPGVHFHNGKTLDAQDVVATFTRILDPATASPKRTDYGAIDRVEAVDPLTVRFVLKQTFAPFLAALGQGWGAILPRDAIASGNDFSSRPIGTGPFRIAEWTRDSFLRLVRFDGYFLRGEPALDGVTFRFVAEAAVKTAGLLSGEFDVVDAVDPLELPRLEKDARVSLVPRRNATVNVIAINNARKPYTDIRVRQALWYAIDRGAVLRTAYGAGSTPVAEFMDVLSPFYVDLGDPYPYNPAKAKQLLAEAGLASGFATDLALPQPYAAHIKAGELVQAMLAQVGIQAKIRVVEFGFWLSRIYAGPHDYDLTIIGHTGKLDPDGRLAGFGDPATNYVQYGNPQVAALIDAGRFTLRADLRKRTYAEALRRMTDDAMMVFLGEPDDHIITRTGVRNIKEMYAIDTYDLRTATK from the coding sequence ATGCCAGCCCTCATGCGGCGCCTGGTCGTCTGTCTCCTGGCCGCGGTGTCTTTGGCGGTCCTGGCTCCATTCCCCGCCGCGGGCCGTGGCGGCGTGCTAACGTTCGCCCTGTCCGGTGGCCCCGACACCTTGGACCCTCAGAAGACCTCGGCCACGCTTAGCTTCCAGGTGATGAAGAGCCTCTACGACACGCTCGTCGAACCGGACGACCACGGCGTGCTGGTGCCCGATCTCGCGCAGTCGTGGACGATGTCGCCCGACGGGAAGCAGTGGATCTTCAAGCTCAAGCCAGGCGTCCACTTCCACAACGGCAAGACGCTCGACGCGCAGGACGTCGTGGCGACCTTCACGCGCATCCTCGATCCGGCGACGGCCTCGCCCAAACGGACTGACTACGGCGCGATCGACCGCGTCGAAGCCGTCGACCCGCTCACGGTGCGGTTCGTGCTGAAGCAGACGTTCGCGCCGTTCTTGGCCGCGCTCGGGCAGGGCTGGGGTGCGATCCTTCCGAGGGACGCCATCGCCTCCGGCAACGACTTCAGCAGTCGTCCGATCGGCACCGGACCGTTCCGGATCGCCGAGTGGACGCGCGACAGTTTCCTCCGCCTCGTCCGCTTCGACGGCTACTTCCTGCGCGGGGAACCGGCGCTCGACGGCGTGACCTTCCGGTTTGTGGCCGAGGCCGCGGTGAAGACCGCGGGGCTACTGAGCGGGGAGTTCGACGTGGTGGACGCGGTGGACCCGCTTGAACTGCCGCGGTTGGAGAAGGACGCCCGAGTCTCGCTCGTCCCACGACGCAACGCGACCGTGAATGTGATTGCGATCAACAACGCCCGGAAGCCGTACACGGACATTCGCGTGCGGCAGGCGTTATGGTACGCGATCGACCGCGGGGCGGTGCTCAGGACCGCCTACGGAGCGGGGTCGACCCCGGTCGCCGAGTTCATGGACGTCCTGAGTCCGTTTTACGTGGATCTCGGCGACCCGTACCCGTATAACCCCGCGAAGGCCAAGCAGCTCCTGGCCGAGGCGGGCCTGGCGTCCGGGTTTGCGACCGACCTCGCGCTCCCCCAGCCCTACGCAGCGCACATCAAAGCCGGGGAGCTGGTCCAGGCGATGCTCGCGCAGGTCGGCATCCAGGCGAAGATCCGGGTCGTGGAGTTCGGGTTCTGGTTATCGCGGATCTACGCCGGCCCGCACGACTACGATTTGACGATCATCGGCCACACGGGCAAGCTCGACCCCGACGGCCGGCTGGCCGGCTTCGGAGATCCGGCGACGAACTACGTGCAGTACGGCAACCCGCAGGTCGCCGCGTTGATCGACGCGGGCCGGTTTACGCTGCGGGCCGACCTGCGAAAGCGCACCTACGCCGAGGCGCTGCGCCGCATGACCGACGACGCGATGATGGTCTTCCTCGGCGAGCCCGATGACCACATCATCACGCGCACCGGCGTCCGCAACATCAAGGAGATGTACGCGATCGACACGTACGACCTCAGGACCGCCACGAAGTAG